A window of Echeneis naucrates chromosome 13, fEcheNa1.1, whole genome shotgun sequence contains these coding sequences:
- the serpini1 gene encoding neuroserpin, translated as MLILDILSPLLLLPLLLLGYGCRAADIPEDTTSEFSVRLYHQLQVAGGQDNIIFSPLSVAVALGMVELGARGASLAEIRQTLGFNHLLPGVEFSLLQNLTAAVSNDDAHCVIRFANSLFLQEGIAFNPEFLHLMRKYFRAQVETVDFSQSAAVAEQINSWVENQTESKIRELLSAEDFSSVTRLTLVNAIYFRGSWKNQFRPENTRTFSFSKDDGSEVQTLMMYQQGDFYYGEFSDGSQEAGGVYQVLEMPYEGEDMSMMIVLPRQEVPLASLEPIIKAPLLEEWANNVKRQKVEVYLPRFKVEQKIDLKSSLQGLGIKNIFTSDADLSAMTDGKDLYIEKAVQKAYLEVTEEGAEGAVGSGMIALTRTLVLYPQVMADHPFFFIIRNRRTASILFMGRVMTPEVIEPNDHDFDSI; from the exons ATGTTGATCCTGGACATTTTgtccccactcctcctcctccccctcctgttGCTGGGCTACGGTTGCCGGGCGGCGGACATTCCGGAGGACACTACATCCGAGTTCTCAGTCAGACTGTACCATCAGCTCCAGGTGGCGGGGGGTCAGGACAACATCATCTTCTCTCCGCTGAGCGTGGCTGTGGCCTTGGGCATGGTGGAACTGGGGGCTCGAGGAGCTTCGCTGGCGGAGATCCGGCAGACTTTAGGATTCAACCACCTGCTGCCAG GTGTGGAGTTTTCATTACTCCAGAACCTGACAGCGGCTGTGTCCAATGATGATGCCCACTGCGTGATCCGATTTGCCAACAGCCTCTTCCTGCAGGAGGGCATCGCCTTTAACCCCGAGTTCCTGCATCTGATGAGGAAGTATTTCCGGGCTCAGGTGGAAACAGTGGatttcagccaatcagcagccGTTGCCGAACAGATAAACAGCTGGGTGGAAAATCAAACAGAGA GTAAGATTCGtgagctgctgtcagctgagGACTTCAGCAGCGTGACCCGCCTGACACTTGTGAACGCCATCTACTTCAGAGGCTCCTGGAAAAACCAGTTCAGGCCAGAGAACACCAGAACCTTCTCCTTCAGCAAAGATGACGGTTCTGAAGTCCAGACGCTGATGATGTACCAACAGGGAGACTTCTACTATG GTGAATTCAGCGATGGCTCCCAGGAAGCCGGTGGTGTGTATCAGGTACTGGAGATGCCCTACGAAGGAGAGGACATGTCCATGATGATCGTTCTGCCTCGACAGGAGGTCCCTTTGGCCTCACTGGAGCCCATCATCAAAGCACCCCTGCTGGAGGAGTGGGCTAACAATGTTAAACGGCAGAAGGTGGAAGTCTACTTACCAAG GTTCAAAGTGGAGCAGAAAATTGACCTGAAGAGCAGTCTGCAGGGGCTGGGAATTAAGAACATCTTCACCAGCGATGCGGATCTCTCTGCCATGACAG ATGGTAAAGATCTGTACATTGAAAAAGCTGTGCAGAAGGCCTATCTGGAGGTCACTGAGGAGGGGGCTGAAGGAGCCGTTGGGTCAG GAATGATCGCTCTGACCCGGACTCTGGTACTGTACCCCCAGGTCATGGCTGACCACCCATTCTTCTTTATTATCAGAAACAGAAGGACAG CGTCCATCCTCTTCATGGGCAGGGTCATGACCCCCGAAGTCATCGAGCCCAACGACCATGATTTCGACTCCATCTAA
- the LOC115053552 gene encoding uncharacterized protein LOC115053552, which translates to MSESSSGVNTLSGSFPKSHSSQNSDRAVVHSPLFVDHSPDSGLVSTPLPSNRFRFVSWHRLEHCEITGDQLTCPRVREGPSEEELFQREGGDRLLEWGRRSREETGLRWEERMQENWENCLELNLSYQDLGDPFQKANFLRILRRLIRVEKLQLVNNSLTNLNSVCLPRCRILNLHCNHLVCLRQLPKLPAVEHLCLSENAISSLGGLGALENSPLRSLNLTRNPVTFTLDYRARVFSCLPKLEFLDGIPKLPQDTLPTRLQFSETTRMCNIL; encoded by the exons ATGTCCGAGAG ttcTTCAGGCGTGAACACTCTCAGCGGCAGCTTCCCCAAATCCCACTCGTCCCAAAACTCTGACCGTGCTGTCGTTCACTCGCCTCTTTTTGTGGACCACAGTCCTGATTCTGGACTAGTATCTACACCT ctTCCATCAAATCGGTTCCGCTTTGTGTCGTGGCATCGGCTCGAACATTGTGAAATTACAGGTGACCAGCTGACCTGCCCCAGGGTCAGAGAAG GGCCATCAGAAGAGGAACTCTTTCAAAGAGAGGGAGGTGACAGGTTGTTGGAGTGGGGGagaaggagcagagaggagacaggactAAGATGGGAGGAGAGAATGCAAGAAAACTGGGAAAACTGTCTG GAGTTAAATTTGTCCTACCAGGACTTGGGTGATCCCTTCCAGAAAGCGAATTTCCTCCGGATCCTCCGCCGGTTGATACGTGTGGAGAAGCTACAGCTAGTTAATAACTCTCTCACCAACCTGAATTCTGTTTGTCTCCCAAG GTGCAGAATTTTAAATCTGCACTGTAACCACCTGGTGTGTCTGCGTCAGCTGCCAAAGCTCCCAGCAGTGGAGCACCTTTGTCTGTCTGAGAACGCCATCAGCTCCCTGGGGGGACTGGGAGCTCTTGAAAACAGTCCACTACGTTCCCTAAATTTGACCCGCAACCCAGTGACCTTCACTCTGGACTATCGTGCACG TGTTTTCTCCTGTTTGCCAAAGCTTGAGTTTCTGGATGGGATCCCTAAATTGCCACAGGACACTCTTCCCACAAGACTACAGTTCTCTG